One genomic window of Mercenaria mercenaria strain notata chromosome 2, MADL_Memer_1, whole genome shotgun sequence includes the following:
- the LOC128548345 gene encoding uncharacterized protein LOC128548345 — MVLVLAALLVIALASAIDGTHVLSIASHTFEPQQINGDKQHDYRLIDPSNPRYYNLLLEEEALKFEPCQDVNRTASVDHSIISLTSMNLILIPVLMFVCLILF, encoded by the exons ATGGTACTGGTTCTTGCTGCATTGCTAGTGATTGCACTCGCAAGCGCAATTGACGGTACACACGTGTTAAGCATTGCAAGTCATACATTTGAACCACAGCAAATAAATGG TGACAAACAACATGACTATCGATTAATTGACCCAAGCAATCCAAGATATTACAACCTTTTGCTGGAAGAGGAAGCGCTCAAGTTTGAACCTTGCCAAGACGTTAATAGAACAGCTTCTGTAGATCACTCAATTATATCACTGACAAGTATGAACCTTATTCTTATTCCTGTgctcatgtttgtttgtttgatattattCTGA